In Crassostrea angulata isolate pt1a10 chromosome 4, ASM2561291v2, whole genome shotgun sequence, one genomic interval encodes:
- the LOC128179523 gene encoding uncharacterized protein LOC128179523 produces MPPKRTSQARAKPSTVSKQKKRRTSMNLEVVSPALSPDVLETITAQVTQRVTATIRDELTTLMNNINSNSASNSQGSISINPLGASNNDDNDGLVRESRYMDNAIQHSVEAVVVDHTEKIAGKCPTGFVSTAVPIDARVSDQTKSKIWSNQYIEFASLLSKDKQKKGKLSIQVEDGDSPGKLTIHQVENDSQSEVTLSSMHDWLTAWNRFAAIYCIKYPEQQAKLAKHLESVRDIADAKGNWKAYDTDFRMLVAQGQVSWGDVHMELYVNARLTTALSSKPNKSQKDMSYSSMPRGVCFQYHSGKNCSAGLSCRFQHRCYNCGGSHPFIQCTKQAKLPFRIMQRYQHQTGSTNTGKQYNQSKSFGTSKQGPNTNQGK; encoded by the coding sequence ATGCCACCAAAAAGAACAAGCCAAGCTCGCGCAAAACCATCAACTGTCTCAAAACAAAAGAAACGCAGGACATCAATGAACTTGGAAGTGGTGTCGCCAGCTTTATCCCCCGATGTACTGGAAACCATCACAGCACAGGTGACCCAGCGGGTGACGGCCACAATTAGAGACGAGTTGACAACGCTGATGAACAACATTAACAGCAACAGTGCTTCAAATTCTCAGGGGAGTATTAGTATAAACCCTCTAGGGGCATCTAACAACGATGATAATGACGGGTTGGTAAGAGAATCTAGATATATGGACAACGCTATTCAACACTCAGTTGAAGCGGTAGTTGTGGATCACACTGAGAAAATCGCTGGTAAGTGTCCGACAGGTTTTGTTAGTACAGCAGTACCAATTGATGCAAGGGTATCGGATCAAACTAAATCAAAAATTTGGTCAAACCAGTATATAGAATTTGCAAGCCTTTTGTCGAAagacaaacaaaagaaaggtaagTTATCTATTCAGGTCGAAGATGGTGACAGTCCAGGCAAGCTTACAATCCACCAGGTAGAGAATGATTCCCAAAGCGAGGTAACTCTCTCATCCATGCATGACTGGCTTACAGCATGGAATAGATTTGCTGCAatttattgtattaaatatcCAGAACAACAAGCTAAATTAGCTAAACATTTAGAATCAGTCAGAGATATTGCAGACGCCAAGGGCAATTGGAAAGCTTATGACACCGATTTTAGGATGCTTGTTGCCCAAGGACAAGTTTCATGGGGTGATGTACACATGGAGTTATATGTTAATGCCAGACTGACGACAGCTCTATCTTCAAAACCTAACAAAAGTCAGAAAGATATGTCATATAGCTCTATGCCAAGAGGTGTCTGTTTCCAGTACCATTCAGGTAAGAATTGTTCAGCAGGCTTGTCTTGTCGCTTCCAACACAGATGTTATAACTGCGGCGGGTCACACCCTTTTATTCAATGTACAAAGCAAGCCAAGCTGCCCTTTCGGATCATGCAGAGGTATCAACACCAAACAGGTAGTACAAATACAGGGAAACAATATAACCAATCAAAATCATTTGGTACATCCAAGCAAGGGCCCAACACCAATCAAGGTAAATAG